One window from the genome of Pyrus communis chromosome 16, drPyrComm1.1, whole genome shotgun sequence encodes:
- the LOC137720346 gene encoding uncharacterized protein: MAESTVTKSNTYNLFVNLLEGKTLTLKFTTPEIPATSLKHLLYKFTKIPLQHQRLVTGTRQLEDDSVLSCSSSHAPDFPTVHLLLRLAGGKGGFGSLLRGAATKAGQKKTSNFDACRDMSGRRLRHVNAEKKLEEWRAEEEERMLEKMAEDYLKGVAKKGKRGTGDDLAEKYVAKYREQSERCISEVLDSVKEAVKGKRKGPAKEAVEDSKRLKIWMGKRKVGESDSEDDDSDNEDTMEKPIVLNNGNNSDSSKETGRSLDSVTGRKQDGEISSGGSSESGSEEEKEMVVQGPLAFGGCPSQGSLDIEKNEMVGPVISEEKIVWSASVTCSDPDVVSGAEAEQDRKIGCNGPEMGNLEKVVGQSEKVSSSGHGQEIESASLVAEANGSSESNPEVREETVASGNTAVMEKPLNFDEYNSAAEMEVLGRERLKSELQTRGLKCGGTLQEQAARLFMLKTTPIEKIPKKLLAKK; this comes from the exons atggCGGAATCCACCGTCACCAAATCCAACACATACAACCTCTTCGTGAACCTCTTGGAgggcaaaaccctaaccctaaaattCACAACCCCGGAGATCCCCGCCACTTCCCTCAAGCACCTCCTATACAAATTCACCAAAATACCCCTCCAGCACCAGCGCCTCGTCACCGGGACTCGCCAGCTCGAGGATGATTCCGTCCTCTCGTGCTCCTCCTCCCACGCGCCGGACTTCCCAACCGTGCATCTTCTGCTCCGTCTCGCCGGAGGAAAGGGCGGGTTCGGGTCGCTGCTCCGCGGGGCGGCGACGAAGGCCGGGCAGAAGAAGACGAGCAATTTCGACGCTTGTCGCGACATGAGTGGTCGGCGGTTGAGGCATGTAAATGCGGAGAAGAAGCTGGAGGAGTGGAGGGCTGAGGAAGAAGAGAGGATGCTTGAGAAGATGGCTGAGGATTATCTGAAGGGTGTGGCGAAGAAGGGCAAAAGGGGAACTGGGGATGATTTGGCTGAGAAGTATGTGGCCAAGTATAGGGAGCAGTCGGAGCGCTGCATTTCGGAGGTTTTGGATTCAGTTAAGGAGGCGGTGAAGGGGAAGCGTAAGGGGCCGGCCAAGGAGGCCGTGGAGGATTCAAAAAGGCTGAAAATTTG GATGGGCAAGAGGAAAGTGGGTGAAAGTGATTCAGAGGATGATGACAGTGATAATGAAGATACAATGGAGAAACCCATCGTATTGAATAATGGGAATAACTCAGATTCAAGTAAAGAAACTGGGAGAAGTTTGGATTCTGTAACTGGTAGGAAACAAGATGGTGAGATCTCAAGTGGGGGCTCAAGTGAGAGTGGTTcggaggaagagaaagagatggTTGTGCAGGGACCACTAGCTTTTGGTGGATGCCCTAGTCAAGGATCTCTTGATATTGAGAAGAATGAGATGGTTGGACCAGTGATTTCAGAAGAGAAGATAGTTTGGAGTGCAAGTGTTACTTGTTCAGATCCTGATGTGGTTTCGGGAGCTGAAGCAGAGCAAGATAGAAAGATAGGTTGCAATGGACCTGAGATGGGAAATTTGGAGAAAGTAGTTGGTCAATCTGAGAAGGTTTCTAGTTCAGGGCATGGGCAAGAAATTGAAAGTGCATCACTTGTTGCTGAAGCCAATGGTTCTTCAGAGTCCAATCCAGAAGTTCGGGAGGAAACAGTTGCGAGTGGAAACACTGCAGTGATGGAAAAGCCACTGAATTTTGATGAGTATAATTCAGCAGCAGAAATGGAG GTTCTTGGCCGGGAAAGGTTAAAGTCTGAACTGCAAACTCGTGGGTTAAAATGTGGGGGTACTCTACAGGAGCAAGCTGCGAGGCTTTTCATGCTAAAAACTACCCCAATCGAGAAGATTCCAAAGAAGCTCCTTGCAAAGAAATAA